One genomic region from Muriicola soli encodes:
- a CDS encoding vWA domain-containing protein: MKKKLQNLTMLLLLLIIGTGYAHEEGSLEYLSSTALQINSETIQPYKQPTVKIALLLDTSNSMDGLINQAKSQLWDIVNQFAYAKCGNNSRPGLQIALYQYGNDNLPAREGYIQQVLGFSSDLDKISEKLFSLTTNGGEEFCGQVIHRSLRQLEWGKNPDDLKMIFIAGNEPFTQGNKSFRESASNAKEKDIIVNTIFCGSYAQGVNTHWQEGALITGGEYMAIDHNRQVVHIKTPYDNIIIDLNARLNKTYVSYGPMGASRKARQEVQDEEAMALQEVVVVKRAVSKSSGYYNNAEWDLVDASSKEDFDLKKYKQEMLPEAIRGKSEEEINKFLEGKKAERRKIQEEIQQANAKREAYIAKQQKSETGELEKAMLNAIKKQASTKNLYWE; this comes from the coding sequence ATGAAAAAGAAACTTCAAAACTTGACAATGCTTCTCCTCTTATTAATTATCGGGACTGGCTACGCCCACGAGGAGGGATCTCTTGAATATTTATCTTCAACAGCTCTTCAAATCAATTCTGAAACAATTCAGCCGTATAAGCAGCCAACAGTAAAAATTGCTTTGCTGTTAGATACCAGTAATAGTATGGACGGACTCATAAATCAGGCTAAATCTCAACTCTGGGACATCGTGAATCAATTTGCCTATGCCAAATGTGGCAACAACAGCAGGCCCGGACTGCAAATAGCCCTGTACCAGTATGGAAATGACAACCTACCTGCCAGGGAGGGGTATATCCAGCAAGTACTTGGATTCAGTAGTGATCTGGATAAAATTTCAGAAAAACTGTTTTCACTTACCACGAATGGAGGAGAAGAATTCTGCGGTCAGGTTATTCACCGGTCCTTACGTCAATTAGAATGGGGAAAAAACCCCGATGACCTCAAAATGATATTCATTGCAGGAAATGAACCTTTTACCCAGGGCAACAAAAGCTTCAGGGAATCAGCCTCAAATGCAAAAGAGAAAGATATAATAGTGAATACAATATTTTGCGGCAGCTATGCACAAGGGGTAAATACACACTGGCAGGAAGGAGCCTTGATCACCGGAGGCGAGTATATGGCGATTGACCACAACAGACAAGTGGTCCATATTAAAACCCCATACGATAACATTATTATAGATTTAAACGCACGTTTAAATAAAACTTATGTCTCCTACGGCCCAATGGGGGCGAGTCGGAAAGCTCGACAGGAAGTACAGGATGAAGAGGCGATGGCGCTGCAAGAGGTAGTTGTAGTTAAACGCGCGGTAAGCAAAAGCTCAGGGTACTACAACAATGCAGAGTGGGATCTTGTTGACGCTTCCTCCAAAGAGGATTTTGATTTGAAAAAGTATAAGCAAGAAATGCTGCCCGAGGCTATCAGAGGAAAGTCTGAGGAAGAAATAAACAAATTCCTCGAAGGAAAAAAAGCAGAAAGACGTAAAATCCAGGAGGAAATACAACAGGCAAATGCGAAGCGGGAAGCCTATATTGCCAAACAACAAAAGAGTGAAACGGGAGAACTGGAAAAGGCCATGTTAAATGCAATAAAAAAACAGGCTTCAACTAAAAACTTGTACTGGGAATAA
- a CDS encoding LytR/AlgR family response regulator transcription factor, whose product MKLRALVIDDEISGREILKNYLRDYCSHVEILGEAGAVSEGIELIEKKQPNLVFLDVEMPFGNAFDLLERLPDRTFETVFVTAYDQYAKDALNQHAAYYLMKPINIDELIKAVAYVEEIISKEELLHDQILTASAKKVEGKITVPQLDGFQVLNVSEILYCIADDNYTEIFTGDRKIVASKTLKFFEESLGGYSFIRIHKSSLVNINEVVKYRKGKGGSVIISNGKELLVSASRKKELLSYFH is encoded by the coding sequence ATGAAATTAAGGGCTTTGGTTATCGATGATGAAATAAGTGGCAGGGAAATTCTAAAGAATTATCTCAGAGACTACTGCAGTCATGTGGAAATTCTGGGTGAAGCCGGTGCTGTGAGTGAGGGAATCGAATTAATTGAGAAGAAACAACCTAATTTGGTTTTTTTGGACGTGGAAATGCCTTTTGGTAATGCATTTGACCTGCTGGAACGCTTACCTGACAGGACGTTTGAGACGGTCTTTGTAACGGCATATGATCAATATGCAAAAGACGCTTTAAACCAGCATGCGGCTTATTACCTAATGAAGCCTATCAATATTGATGAACTTATTAAGGCTGTTGCTTATGTGGAGGAAATTATTTCCAAGGAGGAGCTTTTACACGATCAAATCTTAACCGCATCTGCAAAGAAAGTCGAAGGAAAGATTACTGTGCCGCAATTAGATGGTTTTCAGGTGCTTAACGTATCAGAAATCCTATATTGTATTGCAGATGACAATTATACTGAGATTTTTACCGGAGACAGAAAGATTGTCGCGAGTAAAACCTTGAAGTTTTTTGAAGAATCGCTTGGGGGATACAGTTTTATCAGGATACACAAGTCTTCCCTCGTGAATATAAACGAGGTAGTAAAGTATAGAAAAGGAAAGGGAGGTAGTGTGATCATTTCAAATGGCAAAGAACTCTTGGTATCGGCTTCCAGGAAAAAGGAATTACTTTCGTATTTCCATTAA
- a CDS encoding histidine kinase, which translates to MKGSKLIKYHFTLALLLFVTGLNSQTQNQRREFTVSGTVKVKESNTTLSGVEVISNFGRFTSTNALGEFSIQVAKGDVLTFNSTDFEAVRHTVQGPDNIIVLVTGNGENKTKRREASTASDNLVRHKAFLDSARLYQSTQIEKSVDFIAQAISELGTRGNKKELAESLELLAGVYANYNQLDLAISNYEDALEANYSSRTALALGKAYIGNRQWNDAISVLAPLEKDKLPVPYQRVEVYESLGDAYAGSGEVNRAVAFYQQGLNIASKNQISPKIPDLNSKIADVYARANRMEEADAYYNNSLSEAKKQAPQRAIQEKEKVADFLNKTSRFDDEIQLRKSSLKELEAMPSGIAGEPGIVKSRDSITRQRINYKIANAYIAQDKYDEAIPYLERSIAKADLEEDLIVQKDATRKLSEVYREQGDFNKALETYQKYVAVVDTLYIRKEQEISRAARLNREIAASQNRISGLEQERELSQSKYDLALAEQQLTEESIKRQRWIIYSLLFGMLLMSLAAFFFYRSTQKQKLANNLLALKSLRSQMNPHFIFNALNSVNNYISKKDERSANRYISDFSQLMRSVLENSEEDFIALKKEIELLEHYLKLEHTRFPDKFQYTLEIEDAIDKEAYKIPPMLLQPYVENAIWHGLRYRETIGSLTIRMSQRPNNSLEVSIEDNGIGRRKSATLKTKNQKKQRSTAMSNIKKRIEILNDMYKTDISVVVRDLHNDGTGTQVILTLNKG; encoded by the coding sequence ATGAAGGGAAGTAAACTAATAAAATATCATTTCACTTTGGCGCTACTTTTGTTCGTTACAGGTCTAAACTCTCAGACACAAAATCAAAGACGGGAGTTTACAGTTTCGGGTACGGTAAAAGTCAAAGAAAGCAATACCACATTATCTGGAGTTGAGGTTATTTCCAACTTTGGACGATTTACTTCTACTAACGCCCTTGGAGAATTTTCAATCCAAGTGGCGAAGGGAGACGTACTTACCTTTAACAGCACTGACTTTGAAGCAGTTAGACACACCGTTCAAGGCCCTGATAATATCATTGTTTTGGTAACAGGAAATGGAGAGAATAAGACCAAGAGGAGGGAGGCATCAACTGCGAGCGATAATCTTGTAAGACACAAAGCCTTTTTAGATTCTGCCAGATTATATCAATCCACCCAAATTGAAAAAAGTGTAGATTTTATTGCTCAGGCCATTTCTGAACTCGGTACAAGGGGTAATAAAAAAGAACTTGCCGAATCTCTTGAACTGCTCGCCGGGGTATACGCCAATTACAATCAATTGGATCTGGCCATTTCCAATTATGAAGATGCCCTGGAGGCAAATTACAGCAGCCGTACTGCGTTGGCATTGGGTAAGGCTTATATTGGTAACAGACAATGGAATGACGCCATTTCCGTACTTGCTCCTTTGGAAAAAGACAAGCTACCGGTACCTTATCAGCGAGTAGAAGTATATGAAAGTCTGGGTGATGCCTATGCGGGATCCGGAGAGGTCAACAGAGCCGTCGCCTTTTATCAGCAGGGATTGAATATTGCTTCAAAAAATCAGATCAGCCCTAAAATTCCGGATTTGAATTCTAAGATTGCAGATGTTTATGCGAGAGCCAATCGAATGGAAGAAGCAGATGCGTATTACAATAATTCTCTGAGCGAAGCCAAAAAACAGGCGCCTCAAAGGGCTATCCAGGAAAAGGAGAAAGTTGCCGATTTTTTAAACAAGACGAGTAGGTTCGACGATGAAATACAGCTTCGAAAAAGCAGTTTGAAAGAATTGGAAGCTATGCCAAGTGGTATAGCCGGGGAGCCCGGAATTGTAAAAAGCAGGGATTCAATTACCCGCCAGCGCATCAACTATAAAATTGCAAACGCATATATCGCCCAGGATAAATACGATGAGGCTATCCCTTATTTGGAACGCAGCATCGCTAAAGCCGATCTTGAAGAAGATCTTATTGTTCAAAAGGACGCCACACGTAAGTTATCAGAAGTTTACAGAGAACAGGGGGATTTTAATAAGGCACTGGAAACCTATCAAAAATACGTGGCCGTAGTAGATACCTTATACATTCGCAAAGAACAGGAGATTTCCAGGGCCGCCAGATTAAACAGGGAGATCGCCGCATCACAGAACCGCATCAGCGGGTTGGAGCAGGAGCGGGAATTGTCACAGAGCAAATATGACCTGGCCCTGGCAGAACAGCAATTAACAGAAGAGAGTATCAAAAGGCAGCGATGGATTATTTATTCCCTGCTATTCGGTATGTTATTGATGTCATTAGCTGCCTTTTTCTTCTACAGGAGTACTCAAAAGCAGAAATTGGCTAATAATTTACTTGCCCTGAAATCGCTCCGATCCCAGATGAATCCGCATTTTATCTTTAACGCCCTTAATTCGGTCAACAATTACATTTCCAAAAAAGATGAACGTAGCGCAAACCGGTATATCAGTGATTTTTCGCAGTTGATGCGATCTGTTCTGGAAAATTCTGAGGAGGATTTTATTGCGCTCAAGAAAGAAATTGAACTTCTGGAGCATTATTTAAAGTTGGAACATACAAGATTTCCGGATAAGTTTCAATATACCCTGGAAATTGAAGATGCTATAGACAAGGAGGCCTATAAAATTCCTCCGATGTTGTTGCAACCCTATGTGGAAAATGCTATTTGGCACGGACTTCGCTACAGGGAAACTATAGGATCTTTGACGATAAGAATGTCGCAGCGGCCTAATAACAGCCTCGAGGTAAGTATTGAAGACAATGGTATAGGTAGAAGGAAGTCGGCTACCCTAAAAACAAAAAATCAGAAAAAGCAGCGCTCTACGGCAATGAGTAACATCAAAAAGCGAATCGAGATTCTCAATGATATGTACAAGACCGATATTTCTGTGGTGGTCCGGGATTTACATAATGACGGAACGGGGACGCAGGTGATATTAACACTAAATAAGGGTTGA
- the fabD gene encoding ACP S-malonyltransferase, with product MKAYVFPGQGAQFSGMGLDLYEKYPVAQDLFEKANDILGFAITDVMFEGTADALKETKVTQPAIFLHSVILSKVLGDNFRPEMVAGHSLGEFSALVANGALKFEDGLSLVSKRALAMQKACEKAPSTMAAVLGLDDAVVEKICSSVEGVVVAANYNCPGQLVISGEIKAVEQACERLKDAGARRALMLPVGGAFHSPMMEPAREKLAAAIENTTFSEPRCPIYQNVSANAVTTASDIQKNLIAQLTAPVRWTQSVQQMVSDGAMEFIEVGPGKVLQGLVKKINPNVSASSAELPEA from the coding sequence ATGAAAGCATATGTATTTCCCGGACAAGGAGCACAATTTAGTGGTATGGGTCTCGACCTTTATGAGAAATATCCGGTGGCACAGGATTTATTTGAAAAGGCCAATGATATTTTGGGATTTGCTATAACGGATGTCATGTTTGAAGGTACAGCTGATGCTTTAAAAGAAACTAAGGTGACACAACCGGCAATATTCCTGCATTCGGTAATCCTGAGTAAGGTTTTAGGGGACAATTTCAGGCCAGAAATGGTAGCGGGTCATTCATTAGGTGAATTTTCAGCCTTGGTAGCCAATGGTGCTCTTAAATTCGAAGACGGACTAAGCCTGGTCTCCAAAAGGGCTTTAGCCATGCAAAAAGCCTGTGAAAAAGCACCAAGCACGATGGCTGCGGTTTTAGGATTGGACGATGCTGTGGTTGAGAAAATTTGTTCTTCTGTTGAAGGAGTTGTGGTTGCGGCCAATTATAACTGCCCGGGGCAGTTGGTGATTTCCGGCGAAATAAAGGCGGTTGAACAGGCATGTGAGCGTTTAAAGGATGCAGGAGCCAGAAGAGCCCTTATGCTACCTGTTGGCGGAGCATTTCACTCCCCGATGATGGAACCGGCTCGCGAAAAATTAGCCGCCGCAATTGAAAATACTACTTTCTCGGAACCGAGATGCCCTATCTACCAAAATGTTAGTGCTAACGCAGTAACTACTGCTTCGGATATCCAAAAGAATCTGATCGCTCAGCTTACGGCACCTGTAAGGTGGACACAGAGTGTACAGCAAATGGTCAGCGATGGAGCCATGGAATTTATCGAGGTAGGTCCGGGCAAGGTTTTACAGGGCTTGGTTAAAAAGATCAACCCGAACGTTTCAGCCTCTTCAGCAGAACTTCCAGAGGCATAA